Proteins encoded together in one Rhinoraja longicauda isolate Sanriku21f chromosome 22, sRhiLon1.1, whole genome shotgun sequence window:
- the tti1 gene encoding TELO2-interacting protein 1 homolog isoform X2 — protein MAIFDTPKEAFSALRPICVKITKEQTITNVQCLQSQLQNVGDAALQDLQEYVLFPLTFALKTPGPKQDRFLQSVMECIHFIISRTCVRRQQLLCELFSDLSLCLSSPGNHGKLAIISEELKMAAVKGLDALLHSAYGDIVLRLYEPDMLPVQGFVISVLLTIAEHEKSRQLQILALKCLLTLILQCDCSEMHCSFDSSELIQVGNLFASFLPGITLGMTRIISGDVKQGHLVTTYAIRVWYKVVCLVMANEQLSNKLLHDKKMNFAKENKHAELVICRKPEWANSTASKLEVLLQKLCSCAAGNLHWKVRLELVELVHHLLSHCNKSLKESISHLLEVLVRLVGDERPEVQTRCTQVLRHVSEQCVVWENKDFADVLSDNLHALATALPRLMRTQDDPSKLTSLNLLLGYLKLLGSKVNVVLNSTVHLGRLSKALVQILELDVTDVQIVEERQLTSEAAGLQQPTPCSTLDKPATQKKYFKYFTEERVFTLLQQICRVLGYYGNLYLLVDHFMELYHESVLYRKQAALVINELLLGSAGLDVCVLHERETPVSTDDFKAVITSIVEEYTSMNNWHLVTSLESEYEAGLNKNQPKYQDFTEGFHSCSQFSSLTIHTMNSNIWQICIQLEGIGYFARVLNKGFRLLLMTTLYPVLEKVGAETLLLSQMARGTLVDICQACDYESIRELINQNLDYLVNTISLNLRRLAQHPHTPRVLSVMFRYSDASFLPLVDDVVQDVLLSLDLYHNEKAQLIFTVLHSLLMALACWFPPVDPVQKMGKSHKAGRSGTTAEEIQCFFQQYQNLKRLAEGDVEGIDLDQAECETPNQADSNVSYDPPDVKKELPAHIRIAKDVMERCIHLLSDKNIKLRLKVLDVLELCVIVLQNNLNELLPMIHRAWSPLVQRLINDESLVVLRAFKEPSF, from the exons ATGGCCATCTTTGACACGCCAAAGGAGGCTTTTAGCGCCTTGCGTCCAATATGTGTTAAGATAACAAAGGAACAGACCATTACTAATGTACAGTGCCTTCAGTCACAGCTGCAGAATGTTGGCGATGCAGCATTACAGGATCTGCAGGAGTATGTATTGTTTCCACTTACATTTGCACTGAAGACACCTGGTCCAAAGCAAGACAGATTTCTTCAAAGTGTCATGGAGTGTATTCATTTTATTATTTCTAGAACTTGTGTGCGGAGACAGCAGCTCCTCTGTGAACTGTTCTCTGACTTGTCCCTTTGCCTGTCCTCCCCAGGCAACCATGGAAAGCTGGCCATAATCTCGGAAGAGCTTAAAATGGCTGCTGTCAAAGGACTTGATGCCCTACTGCATTCAGCTTATGGTGACATTGTGCTAAGATTGTATGAGCCAGACATGCTACCTGTCCAAGGATTTGTTATCTCCGTGCTCTTAACCATCGCTGAACATGAAAAATCAAGACAGCTTCAGATTCTTGCTCTGAAATGTTTGTTGACCCTGATTTTGCAATGTGATTGTTCTGAAATGCACTGTTCTTTTGACAGCAGTGAACTGATTCAGGTTGGAAATCTATTCGCCTCGTTTTTGCCTGGGATTACTTTAGGAATGACGcgcattatctctggagatgtTAAACAGGGTCATTTAGTAACAACCTATGCCATCAGAGTTTGGTATAAGGTGGTGTGTTTAGTCATGGCCAATGAACAACTGTCCAACAAACTACTTCATGACAAGAAAATGAATTTTGCAAAAGAGAATAAACATGCTGAACTTGTAATCTGCAGAAAACCAGAATGGGCAAATAGCACTGCAAGCAAACTAGAGGTGCTTTTGCAGAAATTATGCAGTTGTGCTGCTGGCAACCTACACTGGAAAGTACGGTTAGAATTGGTTGAATTGGTTCATCATTTGTTGTCACACTGTAACAAATCACTCAAAGAATCCATCAGCCATCTGTTGGAGGTTCTTGTGAGACTCGTAGGTGATGAGAGACCAGAGGTGCAAACAAGATGTACTCAGGTTTTGAGACATGTCTCCGAGCAGTGTGTGGTGTGGGAGAACAAAGATTTTGCAGATGTGCTGTCAGATAATTTGCATGCACTTGCAACAGCCCTTCCAAGACTCATGAGAACTCAAGATGACCCGAGTAAATTGACATCATTAAACTTGTTACTTGGCTACTTAAAATTATTAGGCAGTAAAGTCAATGTTGTTCTTAACTCAACGGTTCATCTTGGGCGTCTTTCAAAAGCACTGGTGCAAATCCTAGAATTGGATGTAACAGATGTGCAGATTGTGGAAGAAAGGCAATTGACTTCTGAAGCTGCAGGTCTGCAGCAGCCAACACCCTGCTCAACATTGGATAAGCCGGCTACACagaaaaaatatttcaaatattttacCGAAGAACGTGTATTTACATTGCTTCAGCAGATTTGTAGGGTTTTGGGTTACTATGGTAATCTCTATCTGCTGGTGGATCACTTTATGGAATTATACCATGAGTCTGTACTGTACAGAAAACAAGCTGCATTGGTGATTAACGAACTATTGCTGGGAAGTGCTGGATTGGATGTGTGTGTTCTGCATGAAAGAGAAACTCCAGTTAGTACAGATGATTTTAAGGCAGTCATCACATCTATTGTTGAGGAATACACAAGTATGAACAACTGGCATTTGGTAACAAGTCTGGAGTCCGAATATGAAGCTGGCCTTAATAAAAACCAACCAAAATATCAGGATTTTACTGAAGGATTCCACAGCTGTTCCCAGTTCTCAAGTTTAACAATTCATACTATGAACAGTAATATCTGGCAAATCTGCATCCAACTTGAAGGGATTGGTTATTTTGCTCGAGTGTTAAATAAGGGATTCCGTCTGCTTTTAATGACTACTCTTTACCCAGTGTTAGAAAAGGTTGGAGCTGAAACTTTACTTCTTAGTCAAATGGCCAGAGGTACATTGGTAGACATATGCCAAGCCTGTGACTATGAATCAATTCGTGAACTGATAAATCAGAATTTGGACTACTTAGTGAACACCATTTCACTGAATTTGAGAAGACTAGCTCAGCACCCTCATACACCCCGTGTTCTCAGCGTCATGTTTCGCTATTCTGATGCCAGTTTTCTACCTTTGGTTGATGATGTGGTTCAGGATGTGCTCCTGTCACTTGATCTTTATCACAATGAAAAAGCTCAGCTAATTTTCACTGTCCTCCACTCCCTATTAATGGCCTTAG CTTGCTGGTTTCCACCTGTGGATCCTGTTCAGAAAATGGGGAAATCTCATAAAGCCGGCAGATCGGGTACCACAGCAGAAGAAATCCAGTGCTTTTTCCAGCAATATCAGAACCTAAAACGCCTAGCGGAGGGGGATGTTGAAGGGATCGATCTGGACCAAGCAG AATGTGAAACTCCCAATCAAGCTGATTCCAATGTTAGCTATGACCCCCCTGATGTGAAGAAAGAGCTACCAGCACATATCCGTATTGCTAAGGATGTGATGGAAAGATGCATTCATCTCTTATCAGACAAAAACATTAAATTGCGACTGAAG GTCTTGGATGTTTTGGAACTATGTGTGATTGTTCTTCAGAATAATCTGAATGAACTGCTTCCAATGATACACCGTGCATGGAGTCCGCTGGTACAAAGATTGATCAATGATGAATCCCTCGTTGTCCTCAGGGCATTCAAG GAGCCGAGTTTCTAA
- the tti1 gene encoding TELO2-interacting protein 1 homolog isoform X1: protein MAIFDTPKEAFSALRPICVKITKEQTITNVQCLQSQLQNVGDAALQDLQEYVLFPLTFALKTPGPKQDRFLQSVMECIHFIISRTCVRRQQLLCELFSDLSLCLSSPGNHGKLAIISEELKMAAVKGLDALLHSAYGDIVLRLYEPDMLPVQGFVISVLLTIAEHEKSRQLQILALKCLLTLILQCDCSEMHCSFDSSELIQVGNLFASFLPGITLGMTRIISGDVKQGHLVTTYAIRVWYKVVCLVMANEQLSNKLLHDKKMNFAKENKHAELVICRKPEWANSTASKLEVLLQKLCSCAAGNLHWKVRLELVELVHHLLSHCNKSLKESISHLLEVLVRLVGDERPEVQTRCTQVLRHVSEQCVVWENKDFADVLSDNLHALATALPRLMRTQDDPSKLTSLNLLLGYLKLLGSKVNVVLNSTVHLGRLSKALVQILELDVTDVQIVEERQLTSEAAGLQQPTPCSTLDKPATQKKYFKYFTEERVFTLLQQICRVLGYYGNLYLLVDHFMELYHESVLYRKQAALVINELLLGSAGLDVCVLHERETPVSTDDFKAVITSIVEEYTSMNNWHLVTSLESEYEAGLNKNQPKYQDFTEGFHSCSQFSSLTIHTMNSNIWQICIQLEGIGYFARVLNKGFRLLLMTTLYPVLEKVGAETLLLSQMARGTLVDICQACDYESIRELINQNLDYLVNTISLNLRRLAQHPHTPRVLSVMFRYSDASFLPLVDDVVQDVLLSLDLYHNEKAQLIFTVLHSLLMALACWFPPVDPVQKMGKSHKAGRSGTTAEEIQCFFQQYQNLKRLAEGDVEGIDLDQAECETPNQADSNVSYDPPDVKKELPAHIRIAKDVMERCIHLLSDKNIKLRLKVLDVLELCVIVLQNNLNELLPMIHRAWSPLVQRLINDESLVVLRAFKVLCTLADTCGDFLRSRVSKDILPKVTGSLASQAKASVKAGPIYSHTLSYKLQLAVLQGLGKLCEKLELCESDLDVIACTCLPYLSSRQPQKLQEAACSVFYHLAEVDPDATWLIVNELYCPDVYKPPHTSLLPIQLPGMGKQRNEFMDNVVQLLQNL from the exons ATGGCCATCTTTGACACGCCAAAGGAGGCTTTTAGCGCCTTGCGTCCAATATGTGTTAAGATAACAAAGGAACAGACCATTACTAATGTACAGTGCCTTCAGTCACAGCTGCAGAATGTTGGCGATGCAGCATTACAGGATCTGCAGGAGTATGTATTGTTTCCACTTACATTTGCACTGAAGACACCTGGTCCAAAGCAAGACAGATTTCTTCAAAGTGTCATGGAGTGTATTCATTTTATTATTTCTAGAACTTGTGTGCGGAGACAGCAGCTCCTCTGTGAACTGTTCTCTGACTTGTCCCTTTGCCTGTCCTCCCCAGGCAACCATGGAAAGCTGGCCATAATCTCGGAAGAGCTTAAAATGGCTGCTGTCAAAGGACTTGATGCCCTACTGCATTCAGCTTATGGTGACATTGTGCTAAGATTGTATGAGCCAGACATGCTACCTGTCCAAGGATTTGTTATCTCCGTGCTCTTAACCATCGCTGAACATGAAAAATCAAGACAGCTTCAGATTCTTGCTCTGAAATGTTTGTTGACCCTGATTTTGCAATGTGATTGTTCTGAAATGCACTGTTCTTTTGACAGCAGTGAACTGATTCAGGTTGGAAATCTATTCGCCTCGTTTTTGCCTGGGATTACTTTAGGAATGACGcgcattatctctggagatgtTAAACAGGGTCATTTAGTAACAACCTATGCCATCAGAGTTTGGTATAAGGTGGTGTGTTTAGTCATGGCCAATGAACAACTGTCCAACAAACTACTTCATGACAAGAAAATGAATTTTGCAAAAGAGAATAAACATGCTGAACTTGTAATCTGCAGAAAACCAGAATGGGCAAATAGCACTGCAAGCAAACTAGAGGTGCTTTTGCAGAAATTATGCAGTTGTGCTGCTGGCAACCTACACTGGAAAGTACGGTTAGAATTGGTTGAATTGGTTCATCATTTGTTGTCACACTGTAACAAATCACTCAAAGAATCCATCAGCCATCTGTTGGAGGTTCTTGTGAGACTCGTAGGTGATGAGAGACCAGAGGTGCAAACAAGATGTACTCAGGTTTTGAGACATGTCTCCGAGCAGTGTGTGGTGTGGGAGAACAAAGATTTTGCAGATGTGCTGTCAGATAATTTGCATGCACTTGCAACAGCCCTTCCAAGACTCATGAGAACTCAAGATGACCCGAGTAAATTGACATCATTAAACTTGTTACTTGGCTACTTAAAATTATTAGGCAGTAAAGTCAATGTTGTTCTTAACTCAACGGTTCATCTTGGGCGTCTTTCAAAAGCACTGGTGCAAATCCTAGAATTGGATGTAACAGATGTGCAGATTGTGGAAGAAAGGCAATTGACTTCTGAAGCTGCAGGTCTGCAGCAGCCAACACCCTGCTCAACATTGGATAAGCCGGCTACACagaaaaaatatttcaaatattttacCGAAGAACGTGTATTTACATTGCTTCAGCAGATTTGTAGGGTTTTGGGTTACTATGGTAATCTCTATCTGCTGGTGGATCACTTTATGGAATTATACCATGAGTCTGTACTGTACAGAAAACAAGCTGCATTGGTGATTAACGAACTATTGCTGGGAAGTGCTGGATTGGATGTGTGTGTTCTGCATGAAAGAGAAACTCCAGTTAGTACAGATGATTTTAAGGCAGTCATCACATCTATTGTTGAGGAATACACAAGTATGAACAACTGGCATTTGGTAACAAGTCTGGAGTCCGAATATGAAGCTGGCCTTAATAAAAACCAACCAAAATATCAGGATTTTACTGAAGGATTCCACAGCTGTTCCCAGTTCTCAAGTTTAACAATTCATACTATGAACAGTAATATCTGGCAAATCTGCATCCAACTTGAAGGGATTGGTTATTTTGCTCGAGTGTTAAATAAGGGATTCCGTCTGCTTTTAATGACTACTCTTTACCCAGTGTTAGAAAAGGTTGGAGCTGAAACTTTACTTCTTAGTCAAATGGCCAGAGGTACATTGGTAGACATATGCCAAGCCTGTGACTATGAATCAATTCGTGAACTGATAAATCAGAATTTGGACTACTTAGTGAACACCATTTCACTGAATTTGAGAAGACTAGCTCAGCACCCTCATACACCCCGTGTTCTCAGCGTCATGTTTCGCTATTCTGATGCCAGTTTTCTACCTTTGGTTGATGATGTGGTTCAGGATGTGCTCCTGTCACTTGATCTTTATCACAATGAAAAAGCTCAGCTAATTTTCACTGTCCTCCACTCCCTATTAATGGCCTTAG CTTGCTGGTTTCCACCTGTGGATCCTGTTCAGAAAATGGGGAAATCTCATAAAGCCGGCAGATCGGGTACCACAGCAGAAGAAATCCAGTGCTTTTTCCAGCAATATCAGAACCTAAAACGCCTAGCGGAGGGGGATGTTGAAGGGATCGATCTGGACCAAGCAG AATGTGAAACTCCCAATCAAGCTGATTCCAATGTTAGCTATGACCCCCCTGATGTGAAGAAAGAGCTACCAGCACATATCCGTATTGCTAAGGATGTGATGGAAAGATGCATTCATCTCTTATCAGACAAAAACATTAAATTGCGACTGAAG GTCTTGGATGTTTTGGAACTATGTGTGATTGTTCTTCAGAATAATCTGAATGAACTGCTTCCAATGATACACCGTGCATGGAGTCCGCTGGTACAAAGATTGATCAATGATGAATCCCTCGTTGTCCTCAGGGCATTCAAG GTGCTGTGCACCTTGGCTGACACTTGTGGAGATTTCCTTAGGAGCCGAGTTTCTAAAGACATTTTGCCAAAGGTGACAGGATCTTTAGCAAGTCAAGCCAAGGCCAGTGTCAAGGCTGGGCCCATTTATAGCCACACATTGTCCTACAAACTTCAATTAGCTGTGCTTCAGGGCCTTGGAAAACTATGCGAGAAACTGGAACTTT GTGAGAGTGACCTAGATGTGATAGCCTGCACCTGTTTACCATACCTGAGCAGCAGGCAGCCACAGAAACTACAGGAAGCAGCCTGCAG TGTATTTTACCATCTAGCTGAAGTTGATCCTGATGCCACTTGGCTCATTGTGAATGAACTTTATTGCCCAGATGTTTACAAACCACCACATACTAGCCTTCTGCCCATCCAGCTCCCTGGAATGGGTAAACAAAGGAATGAATTCATGGATAATGTTGTTCAACTTCTGCAGAATTTATGA